In a genomic window of [Empedobacter] haloabium:
- a CDS encoding transporter substrate-binding domain-containing protein translates to MTRLPILLRRCVLAACLLGAACAGAAPLRVGGFVVAPLIVGTADAPLRGALREFLERRVVSQGVPLQWMPPTSLRRAMESLRNGTLDVLLLTSGATDRGPGIGTFGWTYLRTRPHLAVRRDSPLQRVPALPALAGMEIGWVAGSAIPPGLDRVDIHWQTLAVTDWQAANLRKLRAGRLDAVFFENEYSPRYYARQEGVPIRLVRLPMPERRFFMAYSLKADRADIARFDRIAAAAFSDEQFRHFLDRYTIR, encoded by the coding sequence ATGACCCGTTTGCCCATCCTGCTCCGCCGGTGTGTGCTGGCCGCATGCCTGCTTGGCGCAGCGTGCGCCGGCGCGGCGCCGCTGCGCGTGGGCGGCTTTGTCGTGGCACCGTTGATCGTTGGCACGGCCGACGCGCCGCTGCGGGGCGCGCTGCGCGAGTTCCTGGAACGGCGGGTCGTCAGCCAGGGCGTGCCGCTGCAATGGATGCCGCCGACGTCGCTGCGCCGGGCCATGGAAAGCCTGCGCAACGGCACGCTGGACGTGCTGCTGCTGACCAGCGGCGCCACCGACCGCGGCCCCGGCATCGGCACCTTCGGCTGGACCTACCTGCGTACCCGGCCGCACCTGGCGGTGCGGCGCGACAGTCCGCTGCAACGCGTGCCCGCGTTGCCGGCGCTGGCCGGCATGGAAATCGGCTGGGTGGCCGGCTCCGCCATCCCGCCCGGGCTGGACCGGGTGGACATCCACTGGCAGACGCTGGCCGTGACGGACTGGCAGGCTGCCAACCTGCGCAAGCTGCGCGCGGGCCGGCTCGATGCCGTGTTTTTCGAGAACGAATATTCGCCCCGATACTACGCGCGCCAGGAAGGCGTGCCGATCCGGCTCGTGCGCCTGCCGATGCCGGAGCGCCGTTTCTTCATGGCGTATTCGCTCAAGGCCGACCGTGCCGACATCGCCCGCTTCGACCGTATCGCCGCGGCCGCGTTTTCCGACGAGCAATTCCGCCACTTCCTCGACCGCTACACGATCCGTTAA
- a CDS encoding thioesterase family protein: MARLKLEFPEDQFCFSTQLTVRVTDINGANHLGNDSMISMISEARARFLYDFGVRETEADGTGIIVTDLATTYRAEAHARDQLLFEVGVMDFNKYGGDITFRITRPSDGKLVAMAKSGFVFFNYRHSQVVPMPDDFRAKFPRVNWLD; encoded by the coding sequence ATGGCCAGACTCAAGCTTGAATTTCCCGAGGACCAGTTCTGCTTTTCGACGCAGCTGACGGTGCGCGTCACCGACATCAACGGCGCCAATCACCTCGGCAACGACTCGATGATCTCGATGATCTCGGAAGCGCGGGCGCGCTTCCTGTACGACTTCGGCGTGCGCGAGACCGAGGCCGACGGTACCGGCATCATCGTCACCGACCTGGCCACGACCTACCGGGCCGAGGCGCACGCGCGCGACCAGCTGCTGTTCGAGGTGGGCGTGATGGACTTCAACAAATACGGCGGCGACATCACGTTCCGCATCACCCGCCCCAGCGACGGCAAGCTGGTCGCCATGGCCAAGTCCGGCTTCGTCTTCTTCAATTACCGGCACAGCCAGGTCGTGCCGATGCCGGACGACTTCCGCGCCAAGTTCCCGCGCGTGAACTGGCTGGACTAG
- a CDS encoding DUF3016 domain-containing protein, whose translation MKARNVLKCLVPALALLAGAAQAGVTVSYVKPDDFLDMPRAERDRDQILKDLSAHFVSLGKELAPGQVLNVTITDFDLAGRLEPRRWAVDEIRIMRGGADWPRMTVNWSLEQDGKVVKGGTDEVSNMMYQQRMNRYFSSDALRYEKQMIDDWFHKAVADTRLSRR comes from the coding sequence ATGAAAGCACGCAACGTATTGAAGTGCCTGGTACCGGCGCTGGCCCTGCTGGCCGGCGCCGCGCAGGCAGGCGTGACGGTCAGCTACGTCAAGCCGGACGACTTTCTCGACATGCCGCGCGCCGAGCGCGACCGCGACCAGATCCTGAAGGATCTCAGCGCGCATTTCGTGAGCCTGGGCAAGGAACTGGCGCCCGGGCAGGTGCTGAACGTGACGATCACCGACTTCGACCTGGCCGGCCGGCTGGAGCCGCGCCGCTGGGCCGTGGACGAGATCCGCATCATGCGCGGCGGCGCCGACTGGCCGCGCATGACGGTGAACTGGTCGCTCGAGCAGGACGGCAAGGTGGTGAAAGGCGGTACCGACGAGGTGTCGAACATGATGTACCAGCAACGCATGAACCGCTATTTTTCCAGCGACGCGCTGCGTTACGAAAAGCAGATGATCGACGACTGGTTCCATAAGGCTGTCGCCGACACCCGCCTCAGCAGGCGCTGA
- a CDS encoding DUF839 domain-containing protein has product MSEHHDSSRRRILKFLSGAPLLPLAGASTAASLLSACGGSDDAPLVTTPVTPVTPPPTVTSVTFGAMPAPALTDAAKMATTSVGSTLSATYSDGTKQNYTLKYETFFITGAMVPNGSGGTVLAGGYYDINNKPILDKTDAGQRQFFSDCPDGSSLLKLANAKVDGVKGNPVFAVVQFEYTSKNVKGDSMYGMLPSPIAILTLDQDKTTGALSLVKYHNVDTSPANGLWITCGASRSPWNTHLSSEEYEPDATVVDSDTQFQGFSSNLYGDPKKANPYHYGHLPEVTVNPDGTGSIKKHYCLGRISHELVQVMPDERTVLMGDDWTNGGLFMFVADKAQDLSAGALYVAKWNQKTAENGGSADLSWILLGKATSAEVKALADKLKAADIMSVKTSDPADASYTKIPYSGKSNWVKLNPGMEKAAAFLETHRYAALKGGSLGFTKMEGTTVNAKDKIAYSAIASIGSAMKDGSGGISIKGPSAGAVYALNMKGGQKDTTGAAINSEWVPVDMAAVPALLSEDLATPDALGNKANADKVANPDNIKFSEKLRTLFIGEDSSTHVNNFLWAYNVDTKSLVRVLSNPAGAESTGLHAVDDINGFAYIMSNFQHAGDWDVSKDASGNLKGLHAKVANTLDPLIKANYRDGYGAAVGYLTGLPVLG; this is encoded by the coding sequence ATGTCCGAGCATCACGATTCGTCCCGCCGCCGCATCCTCAAATTCCTGTCCGGCGCCCCCCTGCTGCCGCTGGCTGGCGCCAGTACCGCCGCCTCGCTGCTGTCGGCTTGCGGCGGCAGCGACGATGCGCCGCTGGTGACGACGCCGGTGACGCCGGTCACGCCACCGCCCACGGTCACCTCGGTCACGTTCGGCGCGATGCCGGCCCCGGCCCTGACCGACGCCGCCAAGATGGCGACGACTTCGGTGGGTTCAACGCTGTCGGCCACCTACAGCGACGGCACCAAGCAGAACTACACGCTGAAATACGAGACATTCTTCATCACGGGCGCCATGGTGCCGAACGGCAGCGGCGGCACGGTCCTGGCCGGCGGCTACTACGACATCAACAACAAGCCCATCCTCGACAAGACGGACGCCGGCCAGCGCCAGTTCTTCTCCGACTGCCCGGACGGCAGCTCGCTCTTGAAGCTGGCCAACGCCAAGGTGGACGGCGTCAAGGGCAATCCGGTATTTGCCGTGGTGCAGTTCGAGTACACCAGCAAGAACGTCAAGGGCGATTCGATGTACGGCATGCTGCCGTCGCCGATCGCCATCCTGACGCTGGACCAGGACAAGACCACGGGCGCGCTGTCGCTGGTGAAATACCACAACGTGGATACCAGCCCGGCCAACGGCCTGTGGATCACCTGCGGCGCCAGCCGCTCGCCGTGGAACACCCACCTGTCCAGCGAGGAATACGAGCCGGACGCCACCGTCGTCGACAGCGACACCCAGTTCCAGGGCTTTTCAAGCAACCTGTACGGCGATCCGAAGAAGGCGAATCCGTACCACTACGGCCACTTGCCGGAAGTGACCGTCAATCCGGACGGCACCGGCAGCATCAAGAAGCACTACTGCCTGGGCCGCATCTCGCACGAGCTGGTGCAGGTGATGCCGGACGAGCGTACCGTGCTGATGGGTGACGACTGGACCAACGGCGGCCTGTTCATGTTCGTCGCGGACAAGGCGCAGGACCTGTCCGCCGGCGCGCTGTACGTCGCCAAGTGGAACCAGAAGACGGCGGAGAATGGCGGTTCGGCCGACCTGAGCTGGATCCTGCTGGGCAAGGCCACCAGCGCCGAAGTCAAGGCGCTAGCCGACAAGCTGAAGGCGGCCGACATCATGAGCGTCAAGACGAGCGACCCGGCCGATGCGTCATACACCAAGATCCCGTACAGCGGCAAGTCGAACTGGGTCAAGCTGAATCCGGGCATGGAAAAAGCCGCCGCGTTCCTGGAAACGCACCGCTACGCCGCGCTCAAGGGCGGCAGCCTGGGCTTCACCAAGATGGAAGGCACGACCGTCAACGCCAAGGACAAGATCGCCTACTCCGCCATCGCATCGATCGGCTCGGCGATGAAGGACGGCTCGGGCGGCATTTCGATCAAGGGCCCGAGCGCCGGCGCCGTCTACGCGCTGAACATGAAGGGCGGCCAGAAGGACACCACGGGCGCCGCCATCAACAGCGAATGGGTGCCGGTCGACATGGCGGCCGTGCCGGCCCTGCTGTCGGAAGACCTGGCCACGCCGGACGCGCTGGGCAACAAGGCCAACGCCGACAAGGTCGCCAACCCGGACAACATCAAGTTCTCGGAAAAGCTGCGTACGCTGTTCATCGGCGAGGACTCCAGCACGCACGTCAACAACTTCCTGTGGGCATACAACGTCGACACCAAGAGCCTGGTGCGCGTGCTGTCGAACCCGGCCGGCGCCGAATCGACGGGCCTGCATGCCGTCGACGACATCAACGGCTTTGCCTACATCATGAGCAACTTCCAGCACGCCGGCGACTGGGACGTGTCGAAAGACGCCAGCGGCAACCTGAAGGGCCTGCACGCCAAGGTGGCGAACACGCTCGACCCGCTGATCAAGGCCAACTACCGCGACGGCTATGGCGCCGCCGTCGGTTACCTGACGGGCTTGCCGGTGCTGGGCTGA
- a CDS encoding DNA-formamidopyrimidine glycosylase family protein: MGSVPILCACAHCPLGAAVPDCAYRCFAERSMPEGPSLVILKELAKPYEGRTIAQAHGNSSAVPFDELPGQPILSVRTWGKHFLIELPLYSLRVHFLMFGSYRIDERKEDSPPRLSLAFEEGGELNFYTCSVKTIEGDLDEAYEWQADVMADEWKPALALKKLRAMPDTLACDALLDQTVFSGVGNIIKNEVLFRLKIHPLSTIGALPATKLRELVKQARQYSFEFLEWKKAYVLKQHWLAHTKRICPRCNIALHKAHLGKTKRRTFWCERCQKRYGEVL; encoded by the coding sequence ATGGGGTCTGTCCCTATTTTATGTGCGTGCGCGCACTGCCCGCTCGGGGCTGCCGTTCCAGACTGCGCCTATCGTTGTTTTGCGGAGCGCAGCATGCCGGAAGGTCCCTCTCTCGTCATCCTGAAGGAACTGGCCAAGCCGTATGAGGGCCGTACCATTGCCCAGGCGCATGGCAACAGCAGCGCCGTTCCGTTCGACGAGCTGCCCGGCCAGCCGATCCTTTCCGTGCGCACCTGGGGCAAGCATTTCCTGATCGAGCTGCCGCTCTACAGCCTGCGCGTGCACTTCCTGATGTTCGGCAGTTACCGCATCGACGAGCGCAAGGAAGACAGCCCGCCGCGGCTGTCGCTGGCCTTCGAGGAAGGCGGCGAGCTCAATTTCTATACCTGCTCCGTCAAGACGATCGAGGGCGACCTCGACGAGGCCTACGAATGGCAGGCCGACGTCATGGCGGATGAATGGAAACCCGCGCTGGCGCTGAAAAAGCTGCGCGCCATGCCCGATACCCTCGCCTGTGACGCGTTGCTGGACCAGACCGTGTTTTCCGGTGTCGGCAATATTATTAAAAATGAAGTGCTGTTCCGGCTGAAAATCCACCCGCTATCGACGATCGGCGCCCTGCCTGCGACGAAACTGCGCGAGCTGGTCAAGCAGGCCCGCCAATACAGTTTTGAATTTCTCGAATGGAAAAAGGCCTACGTGTTGAAACAACACTGGCTGGCACATACGAAGCGCATTTGCCCTCGCTGCAATATTGCACTGCATAAGGCACATCTCGGCAAGACCAAACGCCGGACCTTCTGGTGCGAACGCTGCCAGAAAAGATACGGCGAGGTGTTGTAA
- a CDS encoding DUF3369 domain-containing protein — translation MSFLSSASPKLPPWKVLLVDDEPDIHDITKLTLTRFRLDGRGLTFLHAYSGAEAKEVLAREKDIALVFLDVVMEREDSGLEVARWMREDLDNQFTRIVLRTGQPGQAPEERVIVNYDINDYKEKTELDRTKLFTTTFAALRAYRDIMKVEEARQQQMHYREGLERVIAASAHIFQQRNLKDFANGLLQQVVALLRLETSMLLRLRAATAITGESDYEVLARIGEDEESLLTPALLAQLDDAKSNRISRIEGDTYVGYFPNDNSGKASLLVLKGVEEISEVDAKLLEIFCGGVAIAFDNILLNQEITDTQAELILRLGDVVESRSNEAGNHVRRMAEVCHILAKAAGLPDDETAVLKHAAPMHDIGKIATPDSVLLKPGKLDAAEWEIMKQHPTVGMSILDGSQRPILKAAAVIAHQHHEKYDGSGYPQGLKGQDIHLYARIVAVADVFDALMHKRCYKDAWPVEKVTEHLREVAGHHLDPQFVELLIQNIDQALAINERFPD, via the coding sequence ATGTCATTCCTGTCCTCAGCCTCGCCCAAGCTGCCTCCCTGGAAAGTATTATTGGTCGATGACGAACCCGATATCCACGACATCACGAAGCTGACGCTGACCCGCTTCCGGCTCGACGGCCGCGGCCTGACCTTCCTGCACGCCTACAGCGGCGCCGAAGCCAAGGAAGTGCTGGCGCGCGAAAAGGACATCGCCCTGGTCTTCCTGGACGTGGTGATGGAGCGCGAAGACAGCGGCCTGGAAGTGGCGCGCTGGATGCGCGAGGACCTGGACAACCAGTTCACCCGCATCGTGCTGCGCACCGGCCAGCCCGGCCAGGCGCCGGAGGAACGGGTGATCGTCAACTACGACATCAACGACTACAAGGAAAAGACGGAGCTGGACCGCACCAAGCTGTTCACGACGACCTTTGCCGCGCTGCGCGCCTACCGCGACATCATGAAGGTCGAGGAAGCGCGCCAGCAGCAAATGCACTACCGCGAAGGGTTGGAGCGCGTGATCGCGGCCTCCGCGCACATCTTCCAGCAACGCAATCTGAAGGACTTCGCCAACGGCCTGCTGCAGCAGGTCGTGGCGCTGCTGCGCCTGGAGACGAGCATGCTGCTGCGCCTGCGCGCCGCCACCGCCATCACGGGCGAAAGCGACTACGAGGTGCTGGCCCGCATCGGCGAGGACGAGGAATCGCTGCTGACGCCGGCCCTGCTGGCCCAGCTGGACGACGCCAAGAGCAACCGCATCTCGCGCATCGAGGGCGACACCTATGTCGGCTACTTCCCCAACGATAACAGCGGCAAGGCCTCGCTGCTGGTGTTGAAGGGCGTCGAAGAAATCTCCGAGGTCGATGCCAAGCTGCTGGAAATCTTCTGCGGCGGCGTCGCCATCGCGTTCGACAACATCCTGCTGAACCAGGAGATCACGGACACCCAGGCCGAGCTGATCCTGCGCCTGGGCGACGTCGTCGAATCGCGTTCCAACGAAGCGGGCAACCACGTGCGCCGCATGGCCGAGGTCTGCCACATCCTGGCCAAGGCGGCCGGCCTGCCGGACGACGAGACGGCGGTGCTGAAGCACGCCGCGCCGATGCACGACATCGGCAAGATCGCCACGCCCGATTCCGTGCTGCTCAAACCCGGCAAGCTCGATGCGGCCGAATGGGAAATCATGAAGCAGCACCCGACGGTCGGCATGTCGATCCTGGACGGCTCGCAACGCCCGATCCTGAAGGCGGCCGCCGTCATCGCCCACCAGCACCACGAGAAATACGACGGCAGCGGTTATCCGCAGGGCCTGAAAGGCCAGGACATCCACCTGTACGCGCGCATCGTCGCCGTGGCCGACGTGTTCGACGCCCTGATGCACAAGCGCTGCTACAAGGACGCGTGGCCGGTCGAGAAAGTGACGGAGCACCTGCGCGAAGTGGCGGGCCACCACCTCGACCCGCAATTCGTCGAGCTCCTGATCCAGAACATCGACCAGGCGCTGGCGATCAACGAGCGCTTCCCGGACTAA
- a CDS encoding GAF domain-containing sensor histidine kinase codes for MMEVRLRRLEAVQSMLLEIGQLSTSCTDIVQFLRAVHGALGRIMYAANFYVALNERDGDPHAVRFVYYVDEVDAAPDPDEVVRLASPEQSPTAWVIMNRQRLVMTAAEHISRQSHGELIGQGTVSEHWMGCPLLDHNQQALGAIVIQTYDARHTFSEEDQALFALIANHVSSALQGLQSMDRLERAVRERTLRLEHEVAERRRAEDLQRALYEIASLSASASDSGALPARLHEIISSLIPVRNFLIALYHPETNEISIPYFVDEKHAEAPVKRFRFGQGASSYVLRHKRPELLDAVRYTELVEAGEIDAPLGSRDIASWMGAPMLLGEQAYGVIIVQSYDDSVIYTQYDLDILAFMASHVAVALARMQSDRAIRRAKASLEEQNAALNSALQQLQAAQSELVRQEKLASLGRLVAGVAHEINTPLGICVTATSHLVQELKLVKEDLAAGQLDEEGLNGFFDTVDQSLRIMTTNTQRAAALVRSFKQVAVDQSSDNIRNFNLAKYLDEVLLSLQPKLKGKPVKVEVNCPADIQLDSFPGAVSQIVTNMVVNSLVHGFDDDHGGTIRITGKLDGDHVQFDYSDDGIGMDQATLAQLFDPFFTTKRGSGGSGLGAHILYNLVTGPLGGTIKVHSAPGMGLHYQLRFPRDQRKAKAAA; via the coding sequence ATGATGGAAGTCCGCCTGCGCCGTCTCGAAGCCGTCCAATCCATGCTGCTGGAAATCGGCCAGCTGTCCACCAGCTGCACCGATATCGTCCAGTTCCTGCGTGCCGTGCACGGGGCGCTGGGCCGTATCATGTACGCGGCCAACTTCTACGTGGCGCTGAACGAGCGTGACGGCGATCCCCATGCGGTGCGCTTCGTCTACTACGTGGACGAGGTGGACGCCGCGCCCGATCCGGACGAGGTGGTGCGACTGGCATCCCCGGAGCAGTCGCCGACGGCCTGGGTGATCATGAACCGGCAGCGTCTCGTGATGACGGCCGCCGAGCACATCTCGCGCCAGAGCCATGGTGAACTGATCGGGCAGGGCACCGTGTCCGAACACTGGATGGGCTGCCCGCTGCTGGACCACAACCAGCAGGCGCTGGGCGCCATCGTCATCCAGACCTACGATGCGCGGCACACCTTCAGCGAGGAAGACCAGGCGCTGTTCGCCCTGATCGCCAACCACGTGTCGTCCGCCTTGCAGGGCCTGCAAAGCATGGACCGGCTGGAGCGCGCCGTGCGCGAGCGCACCTTGCGCCTGGAGCACGAGGTGGCCGAGCGGCGCCGCGCCGAGGACCTGCAGCGGGCGCTGTACGAGATCGCCAGCCTGTCGGCATCGGCCTCGGATTCGGGCGCACTGCCGGCCCGGCTGCACGAGATCATCAGCAGCCTGATCCCGGTACGCAACTTCCTGATCGCGCTGTACCACCCGGAAACCAACGAGATCAGCATCCCCTACTTCGTCGACGAGAAGCATGCCGAGGCACCCGTGAAGCGTTTCCGCTTCGGCCAGGGCGCCAGCTCGTACGTGTTGAGGCACAAGCGGCCGGAGTTGCTCGATGCCGTGCGCTACACGGAGCTGGTCGAGGCGGGCGAGATCGACGCGCCGCTGGGCAGCCGCGACATCGCCAGCTGGATGGGTGCCCCCATGCTGCTGGGCGAGCAGGCCTATGGCGTGATCATCGTGCAGAGCTACGACGACTCGGTGATCTATACCCAGTATGACCTCGACATCCTGGCCTTCATGGCCAGCCACGTCGCGGTGGCGCTGGCACGCATGCAGTCGGACCGGGCGATCCGCCGCGCCAAGGCGTCGCTGGAAGAACAGAACGCGGCGCTGAACTCCGCGCTGCAGCAGTTGCAGGCGGCGCAGTCCGAGCTGGTGCGGCAGGAGAAGCTGGCCTCGCTGGGGCGCCTCGTCGCCGGCGTCGCGCACGAGATTAACACGCCGCTGGGGATCTGCGTCACGGCGACCAGCCACCTGGTGCAGGAACTGAAGCTGGTCAAGGAAGACCTGGCGGCCGGCCAGCTGGACGAGGAGGGCCTGAACGGCTTCTTCGACACGGTGGACCAGTCGCTGCGCATCATGACGACCAACACGCAGCGCGCGGCCGCGCTGGTACGCAGCTTCAAACAGGTCGCGGTGGACCAGTCGTCCGACAATATCCGCAACTTCAACCTGGCCAAGTACCTGGACGAGGTGTTGTTGTCGCTGCAGCCCAAGCTGAAGGGCAAGCCGGTCAAGGTGGAGGTAAACTGCCCGGCCGACATCCAGCTGGACAGCTTCCCGGGCGCCGTGTCGCAGATCGTCACGAACATGGTGGTCAACTCGCTGGTGCACGGTTTCGACGACGACCATGGCGGCACGATCCGCATCACGGGCAAGCTCGATGGCGACCATGTCCAGTTCGACTACAGCGACGACGGCATCGGCATGGACCAGGCCACCCTGGCCCAGCTGTTCGACCCGTTCTTCACCACCAAGCGCGGCAGCGGCGGCAGCGGCCTGGGCGCGCATATCCTGTACAACCTCGTCACCGGCCCGCTGGGCGGCACCATCAAGGTGCACAGCGCGCCAGGCATGGGCCTGCACTACCAGCTGCGCTTCCCGCGCGACCAGCGCAAGGCCAAGGCCGCCGCCTGA
- the queC gene encoding 7-cyano-7-deazaguanine synthase QueC, translating to MKSDAALVLFSGGQDSTTCLAWALDRYARVETIGFDYGQRHAIELTMRPELLGKLRAQRPDWAARLGEDHMIDLGLIKQLSHTAMTEDIEITMQANGLPNTFVPGRNLMFMMVAATLAYRRGLNVLVGGMCETDFSGYPDCRDDTMKALQVALNLGMDTRVKLETPLMWLDKAETWELAERLGGQALVDLIRADTHTCYKGERGALHDWGYGCGECPACALRARGYREYAARRA from the coding sequence ATGAAAAGCGATGCGGCCCTTGTTCTGTTCAGCGGCGGGCAGGATTCGACGACATGCCTGGCCTGGGCCCTGGACCGCTACGCGCGGGTGGAAACGATCGGCTTCGACTATGGCCAGCGCCATGCGATCGAGCTGACCATGCGCCCCGAGCTGCTGGGCAAGCTGCGCGCGCAGCGGCCCGACTGGGCGGCCAGGCTGGGCGAGGACCACATGATCGACCTGGGCCTGATCAAGCAGCTGTCGCACACGGCGATGACGGAGGATATCGAGATCACGATGCAGGCCAACGGCCTGCCGAACACCTTCGTCCCGGGGCGCAACCTGATGTTCATGATGGTCGCCGCCACCCTGGCCTATCGCCGCGGCCTGAACGTGCTGGTGGGTGGCATGTGCGAGACGGATTTTTCCGGTTATCCGGACTGCCGCGACGACACGATGAAGGCGCTGCAGGTCGCGCTGAACCTGGGCATGGATACGCGGGTCAAGCTCGAGACACCGCTGATGTGGCTCGACAAGGCGGAGACCTGGGAGCTGGCCGAGCGCCTGGGCGGCCAGGCGCTGGTGGACCTGATCCGCGCCGACACCCACACCTGCTACAAGGGCGAGCGCGGCGCGCTGCACGACTGGGGCTATGGCTGCGGCGAGTGCCCGGCCTGTGCGCTGCGGGCACGCGGCTACCGGGAGTATGCCGCGCGCCGCGCCTGA
- a CDS encoding autotransporter assembly complex family protein, producing the protein MQRVALACAALALPLAVLAADGLQYNVRINAPGDLDDLLEENLDLLRYRGNPRTDREQLRRLVRTTPAQAKTLLATEGYYSPEVTVRLDDSDGTPNVTVDVTPGEPVLVGAVEIVLNGFESTGENPFDKAALRASWPLPEGEVFRQEDWERAKRAILRAVVQTRYPRAQLTESVATVDPETRRALLRVALDSGPEMRFGELKIEGLKRYPESIVRNLNVIQPGDVYDEAALQAFQAKLQDTGYFSGVEVSADLNALISQQRDAAADKQAGTPQPATIPPLPLLVRVVENKRKNASVGVGISTNTGARTSVAYDDLAIWGLRMKSALTLEQKKQNAHADFFFPTTADGYNDSFGAALNREDIEGETIRSASVYGKRAWGTPQLERSISAEYLNESRSVAGAEPTHAASLPFTYAVTWRKLDNLIFPTKGYVLNATAGGAVLPILTDEKFIRVTARGITYRPLNAKNLFIFRGELGALKSGNKHGVPATYLFRAGGDNSVRGYGYQELGVREGDATVGGRYLLTASAEYQYWFKPNWGAAAFYDTGNAADSLSGIHPKAGYGIGARYKSPVGPINVDLAYGHAVRKGRLHFSLGFTF; encoded by the coding sequence ATGCAGCGGGTAGCGCTCGCCTGCGCCGCACTGGCCCTGCCGCTGGCCGTGCTGGCCGCCGACGGCTTGCAGTACAACGTGCGCATCAACGCCCCCGGCGATCTGGACGACCTGCTGGAGGAAAACCTCGACCTGCTGCGCTATCGCGGCAATCCACGCACCGACCGCGAGCAGTTGCGCCGCTTGGTGCGCACCACGCCGGCCCAGGCCAAAACGCTGCTGGCCACGGAAGGCTACTACAGCCCGGAAGTGACGGTACGGCTGGACGACAGCGACGGCACGCCCAACGTGACCGTCGACGTCACGCCGGGCGAACCGGTGCTGGTCGGCGCCGTCGAGATCGTGCTGAACGGCTTCGAATCGACGGGCGAAAATCCATTCGACAAGGCAGCGCTGCGCGCCAGCTGGCCGCTGCCCGAGGGGGAAGTGTTCCGCCAGGAGGACTGGGAACGGGCCAAGCGCGCCATCCTGCGCGCCGTCGTGCAGACCCGTTATCCACGCGCCCAGCTGACCGAAAGCGTGGCCACCGTCGATCCGGAAACGCGCCGCGCACTGCTGCGCGTGGCCCTGGACAGCGGGCCGGAAATGCGTTTCGGCGAACTGAAGATCGAAGGGCTGAAGCGCTATCCCGAATCGATCGTGCGCAACCTGAACGTGATCCAGCCCGGCGACGTGTATGACGAAGCGGCGCTGCAGGCCTTCCAGGCCAAGCTGCAGGACACCGGCTATTTCTCCGGCGTCGAAGTCAGCGCCGACCTGAACGCGCTGATCAGCCAGCAGCGCGACGCGGCGGCGGACAAGCAGGCCGGCACGCCGCAACCGGCCACGATTCCGCCGCTGCCGCTGCTGGTGCGCGTGGTGGAGAACAAGCGCAAGAACGCCAGTGTCGGTGTCGGTATCTCGACCAACACCGGCGCGCGCACGTCGGTCGCGTACGACGATCTCGCCATCTGGGGCCTGCGCATGAAAAGCGCGCTGACGCTGGAGCAGAAAAAGCAGAACGCGCATGCGGACTTCTTCTTCCCCACCACGGCCGACGGCTACAACGACAGCTTCGGCGCCGCCCTGAACCGCGAAGACATCGAGGGTGAAACGATCCGCAGCGCCTCCGTGTACGGCAAGCGCGCCTGGGGCACGCCGCAACTGGAGCGCAGCATCTCGGCCGAGTACCTGAACGAATCGCGCAGCGTGGCCGGCGCCGAGCCCACGCATGCCGCCAGCCTGCCGTTCACCTATGCCGTCACGTGGCGCAAGCTGGACAACCTGATCTTCCCTACCAAGGGCTATGTGCTGAACGCCACCGCGGGCGGCGCCGTGCTGCCGATCCTGACGGACGAGAAATTCATCCGTGTCACGGCGCGCGGCATCACCTACCGCCCGCTCAACGCGAAAAACCTGTTCATCTTCCGCGGTGAACTCGGCGCGCTGAAATCCGGCAACAAGCACGGCGTGCCGGCCACCTACCTGTTCCGCGCCGGTGGCGACAATTCCGTGCGCGGCTACGGCTACCAGGAGCTGGGCGTGCGCGAAGGCGATGCCACCGTCGGCGGGCGCTACCTGCTGACGGCCAGCGCCGAGTACCAGTACTGGTTCAAGCCCAACTGGGGCGCCGCCGCGTTCTACGACACCGGCAACGCGGCCGACTCGCTGTCCGGCATCCACCCCAAAGCGGGCTACGGTATCGGCGCGCGCTACAAGAGCCCCGTGGGGCCGATCAACGTGGACCTGGCCTACGGCCATGCCGTGCGCAAGGGCCGTCTGCACTTCTCTCTGGGATTCACCTTCTGA